A part of Miscanthus floridulus cultivar M001 chromosome 6, ASM1932011v1, whole genome shotgun sequence genomic DNA contains:
- the LOC136458361 gene encoding ubiquitin carboxyl-terminal hydrolase 7-like: MPTVSVKWQKEVFPGIEIDTSQPPIVFKSQLYTLTGVPPERQKIMVKGGILKDDADWSTLGVKDGQKLMMIGTADEIVKAPEKGPVFVEDLPEEEQVVALGHSAGLYNLGNTCYMNSTLQCLHSVPELKSALLSYPDTVRGNGIDQASHNLTLATRNTFGDLDQSVRPVAPLQFLQTLRKKYPQFAQQHNNVYMQQDAEECWTQLVYTLSQTLTSDSSESAVLPMKQLFGIDLVSRVHCAESGEESTETESVYSLKCHISQDVNHLHEGIKHGLKTELEKASPTLGRTAVYTRESRINELPRYLTVQFVRFFWKRESNQKAKILRKVDYPLELDVYEFCSDELKQKLQAPRQMLRDAENAKFGLKAHGKASSSKENEESSSSAGESSSMDIDKAESYLPKKQLTGVYDLVAVLTHKGRSADSGHYVGWVKQDDGKWTEFDDDNPNIRKEEDILKLSGGGDWHMAYICLYKARMAESKS; the protein is encoded by the exons TAAGCGTGAAATGGCAGAAGGAGGTATTTCCAGGCATAGAGATTGACACTAGCCAGCCTCCGATTGTTTTCAAGAGTCAGCTGTACACACTTACTGGTGTGCCACCTGAACGCCAAAAAATTATGGTGAAGGGTGGAATATTGAAG GATGATGCAGATTGGTCTACTTTGGGAGTGAAAGAT GGCCAAAAGTTGATGATGATAGGCACGGCTGATGAGATTGTGAAAGCTCCAGAGAAAGGTCCAGTGTTTGTTGAGGATCTACCAGAAGAAGAGCAAGTGGTTGCACTG GGTCACAGTGCTGGTCTTTATAATCTTGGGAATACATGCTATATGAATTCCACATTGCAATGTCTGCATTCTGTTCCAGAGCTGAAGTCAGCGCTGCTAAG CTATCCAGATACTGTAAGAGGTAATGGCATTGACCAAGCTTCTCATAATTTGACTCTTGCTACTCGTAATACCTTTGgtgatcttgatcaaagtgttcgTCCTGTTGCACCCCTACAATTCTTGCAG ACACTGCGTAAAAAATACCCGCAATTTGCGCAGCAGCATAATAATGTCTACATGCAACAG gATGCAGAAGAATGCTGGACACAGTTGGTGTATACACTTTCTCAAACTCTTACCTCAGATTCAAG TGAATCTGCAGTTCTTCCAATGAAGCAACTATTTGGGATAGATCTCGTGAGCAG GGTCCACTGTGCAGAAAGTGGTGAGGAGAGCACGGAGACAGAATCAGTTTATTCCCTTAAGTGTCATATATCTCAAGATGTGAACCATCTTCATGAGGGAATTAAGCAT GGCTTGAAGACAGAACTTGAGAAAGCTTCACCTACACTGGGTCGAACTGCAGTTTATACTAGAGAATCAAGAATAAATGAGCTGCCTAG GTACTTGACTGTGCAGTTCGTTCGTTTCTTTTGGAAAAGGGAATCAAACCAAAAGGCAAAGATTTTACGA AAAGTTGATTACCCACTGGAACTGGATGTTTATGAATTTTGCTCTGATGAACTGAAACAGAAACTCCAAGCTCCTCGGCAG ATGCTGAGAGATGCAGAAAATGCAAAGTTCGGATTGAAAGCACATGGGAAAGCTAGCAGCTCAAAAGAAAATGAG GAGTCATCAAGTAGTGCTGGGGAATCGTCCAGTATGGACATTGACAAAG CTGAGTCTTATCTACCAAAGAAACAATTAACTGGCGTCTATGATTTGGTTGCTGTCTTGACACACAAGGGAAGAAGTGCAGACTCTGGCCACTATGTTGGCTGGGTTAAGCAAGATGACG GAAAATGGACCGAATTTGATGATGACAATCCAAACATTCGCAAGGAGGAAGACATTTTGAAACTATCTGGTGGAG GTGACTGGCACATGGCTTATATTTGCCTGTACAAAGCCCGCATGGCGGAATCAAAGAGTTAG